The proteins below come from a single Felis catus isolate Fca126 chromosome A1, F.catus_Fca126_mat1.0, whole genome shotgun sequence genomic window:
- the LOC101088462 gene encoding FXYD domain-containing ion transport regulator 4-like: MKRVTWGLLLTRAGLPALETNDLVDKDSPFSYDWESLELGGMIVGGLLCIAGILIALSRSCKCKYSKKHSPLPERAAPLITPDPASTC, translated from the coding sequence ATGAAGAGAGTGACCTGGGGCCTTCTCCTCACACGGGCAGGCCTGCCTGCCTTGGAAACCAATGACCTGGTGGATAAAGACAGTCCCTTCTCTTATGACTGGGAAAGCCTGGAGCTGGGTGGGATGATTGTTGGAGGGCTCCTGTGCATCGCTGGAATTTTGATAGCTCTAAGTAGAAGCTGCAAATGCAAGTACAGTAAGAAGCACAGCCCCTTACCTGAGAGAGCCGCTCCACTCATCACTCCAGACCCTGCCAGTACCTGCTGA